A window of Apium graveolens cultivar Ventura chromosome 8, ASM990537v1, whole genome shotgun sequence contains these coding sequences:
- the LOC141680765 gene encoding uncharacterized protein LOC141680765 — MRDKTPTKLLAMSKTAETNIRMVSPAPIVMVNKEKDKGKDNWKGMKKMGSKSGTAPKTSPKQALKPGGGIAKGDTCHYCKKPGHWKRNYQAFLEDLKKKKTPGASDSGIYGIEVNLSTSSSWVLDNGYGSHICINVQELQESRILAKGEVDLRVGNRVNIAALATAVFFERELLYKKNSRRTIDLGEDQYVKNIIEPVLESGQDVHQDVPALET, encoded by the exons atgagagACAAGACACCTACCAAATTGTTGGCTATGTCAAAAACTGCCGAGACCAACATTCGGATGGTGTCCCCTGCTCCCATAGTGATGGTGAACAAAGAGAAAGACAAAGGGAAAGATAATTGGAAAGGCATGAAGAAGATGGGATCCAAATCTGGTACTGCTCCCAAAACTTCTCCCAAACAGGCTTTGAAGCCTGGAGGCGGAATTGCAAAGGGTGATacttgtcactattgcaagaaaccgggtcattggaagagaaaCTATCAAGCTTTTTTGGAGGATCTGAAAAAGAAGAAGACTCCTggcgcttctgattcaggtatttatggTATAGAAGTTAACTTGTCTACTTCTAGTTCATGGGTATTAGATAATGGAtatggttctcacatttgtataaatgtgcaggaactgcaggaAAGTAGGAtattggcgaagggagaagtcgacctacgtgTTGGCAATAGAGTAAATATTGCTGCTTTAGCT ACTGCTGTATTTTTTGAAAGAGAATTACTTTACAAGAAAAATAGTcggaggactatagatctcggTGAAGATCAATATGTAAAAAATATCATTGAACCAGTGTTGGAAAGTGGGCAGGatgtacatcaagatgttcctgctctgGAAACATAG